From Fusobacterium varium:
TTTATTTCCTCTTCAAATTCCTTTCCTACATCTCCTATTCCACCTAAAGAAAATCCTCTGCTTCTATTTTGAATTATTCCTTTAGAAAAAAGATAGTTCTCCATATCAAGATATGTAAAATCTTCAATATTTCCTCCATATGTAGAAGCTCCAACTGAATTTATCATTATAGCATCTAATCCTAAAGTATCTGCTGCAGCTATCAAAGATAAATTTAATGCAGGGAAAGAACTTGAAAGATTTGCTGCTATTCTATCTCCTTTTTTTAGTCCTTTTTCTTTAAATAACTTTACTAACAGAGCTGCAAAGTCAGGATTTGTACTTGTCCTTTTACTTTCCAAATTTCCCAAAGTAGTTGTTATTCCACTCCATTCCTCTCCAATAAGTCCAGTTTCATTAATATCTAAATTTTTATCTATTGGTATTCCTTTTCTTATTCTTTCATTTTTTATTTCTATACTCATAGTTTTCATCTTTTCAGAAGCTTCAACCATTTCATTATAGTAAGGACTTTTTGTTTTTATTTCTCTATTTTTTAAACCATATTGAATGAAAATAAATAATAAAGCTATTATTGTAAGAATGATATTATTAATTTTTTTGTTCAATTCATTCCACCTGCCTTATAGATAACTTCCACTACAGCCTTTATAAATATTGAAAGTATCATAAGAGAGGACACTGTTCTTATAACTCCATGTCTATCTATTTCTTGTGCTATTATTCCCGGAATTATTACCCCTATTATGCTGCCTCCTAGTATATATACTTCATACTCATTTACTATATAAATATTAAAATATTTAACTAAAAGCCTTATTACAAAACTTATCATTATACACATGGCAAATTTTCTTCTTCCATATATAATAGTGTGATCTGATATAAATTTTACAATGAGAAAAGTTAATATTCCTGCAATTATAGTAATAGCAATTCTTTGAGGATCATTTATATAAAAAGCTACATATGCTGGAACAATTAACCCTCCTGGAGATATTTCTGTTATTTCATAAAATATTATGCTCAATATGATACCAAATATTATTATGTCATTAGCCATCTATTACCTCTCCCCTGATTTCTAAATAGTCTACTAATTTTTTTCCATGACCACATATATTTCCAACAGCAAAAATAAGTATTCCATCTTCTATTTCATCAAAATATTTTTCATTTTGTAATATTTCTATTTTATTTTTATCTACTTTATTTTTTAATAGATATTTTTTAAAAAGTTCTCTATTTTCCCCAGAAATTATTATCTTATCAAATTTTTCTTCAACACTTTTTACAAATTTTATATATTGTTCCCATCTGCTTACTCTGTCCCCTCTATTATTTACTAAAAGATATCTTTTATTATTCCAGTAATATCTTTTAGAAATTCTCTCCAAAATTATATCTGTAGAGTTCGGATCATTTGCTGCCATAGCATTTACAAAAAATACTTTATGACCCTTTTCATTTTTATACACTAATGTTTTTAGACATCCAGGATCTTTATGATAGTTTTTCATACCTTCTAAAGCTTTTTTTTCATCTATGCCTATATATTTACATACTTCTATTGCCAATGCTACATTACTGGCAAAATCAATCTCCCAATATTGATCTTTTTCATTTTCATTTATAAATACTTTTGAATTTCTTTTTTCAGCTTTACCCTTAAAAAATTCAAAATATTTTTTATCACTTGTAAAAATAGCCCCATTCTTGGGGATTGTATTAGAAAGTGATTCTGCTATTTCATCTAAAGTTCTTCCCATTTCATCCAGATGATCTTCTCTTACATTGGTAATTACACCAATATCAGAATTTAATATTCTATTCTCACATATATATTGTAAATCTGGTTTTACAGCCATACATTCTAATATTAAAACATCTGCCCTTTCCTTATAAGCCCAATTTATTGCTTTTATCTGTTCTTTAATATTTGCTTTTCCTTTTCTATTTATTTCCCTTTCTTCCCCAGAAACAGAAATAGTTCTAGGAGATGTTCCTGTAGTTTTGGTGAATGTTCTATAACCACCAGAACGTACTCCAGCATCTATAAGTCTAGAAACTGTTGATTTTCCCCTTATTCCATTTATATGAATAACATATTTAAAAGTTTTTCTCTGTTCCATAGCTCTTTTTTTCTCTATAAAAAGATATCCAATACAAACAAAACATAGTATAAGAATTATTTTTTCCATAATCTACTCCATTTTTAAATATTTTAAGGTTTTTTTAAAAACAGTTTCATACTTTTCTTTTCTCACTTCTACTTCATCTTCTCTAGAACTTTCAATAGTTATTACTGAAATATTCATTTTTTCTGAAATTTCTTTGTTCAAACTTCCTTTTTCTGCCCCTTGAAGAGGAGTAAATCCCTCTTCAAGCAGGCTGAATATAAGTTCTGGATATTCATCCATTGTATTTTGTTGAAATATTAAAGTATTTCCAATATAAAAATTGGGGTCTTTATTTTCATCATAATTATAATAAGATTCATGACAATCTAATATTATATTTGGTTTGTACTCTTCTATTACTTTTGTAATTTCCTGAGCTATTTTAGATGCTCTGTCATTATTATTCTGAAAAAAAGATCTGTTTAAATCCTGCATATAATATTCAGTTCTATTTCCGTTTTTTACTGCCTCTTTATTTGCTTCTGGAATTATTATAAGAGTTCCCTTTGAAATTTTATATTCTACAAGCTCTTTAGCCATTTCTATTCCAGATATTTCATCACCATGTATTCCACCAATTATCATAACCACTGGCTTTCCCCTTCCAGTTTTAAAATAATCAAATTCAGACAATGAAATTTTTTCATTTGGATAGCATATGATAGAATTAAATATCAATATAAGCAAGATTTTTTTTATCAAATTTCTACCTCTTTTTTTAATTATTTTACCTCTTTTAAATAATATCCTACACCGTTTTCAAGAAGCTCTGAATAAGATGGTGCTCCTTCTAGTATGATTTCTTTTTCAGGTTCATTTTCACCCATTACTGTAACAAGTTGAACAACTCCTGTCAAGTGTCTTCCTACTCTTTCTTCTAAAGGATGTCCATTTTCATCATAAGGTACAAATAATCTTCCTAATTTTTGAGCTTCTACATATCTTGGATCTTTTCCTGTTAAAACCAAGGCTTCATCTGTTCTTCCTCTAAGTCTTCCTTGAGCAGCATTTGCTGATTCCATAAGCACTGCATAAGTATCAGTATAGTCTCCTAACTCTCTATGAGTAAGTCCTCTTAAAGACACTGGAGATGGCTCCAATCCAATTGATATATCTTCAAATTCCATATTCATAACTACTTGTGATGTTATAGGCATTGCTCTCTCATGAGATACTATAGCATTTATTACTGGGTATTCTGGAGAGGCTTCATGAAGGTCAATAGTCATATCAATTTTATTTTGTTTTATCATTTCAGTTATTGCATAGGCCATTTTTTCTGTATAAGTTCCATCTGGTCTTCCTGGATATGCTCTATTAATATTTCTTGTTTCATTTCCTGAAAGCTGCTGTCCAGATGCTGCATGAATATATACATCAGGATCAGGCCATTGATCCAGAGGGTTAGTTGCTCTTGAACCATATCTAAACCATCTTTCTCCATATGGAGTTTTTAGGGTAAATCTTTGTGGTGATCCTTCTTGAGGGTCATTATGTGTAAGTCCACTTCCATTAGTTCTTGGAAGAATATATACAGTTCCTTTATCAACTTTCAAGTTCTCTATCATAAGTATCGCTGTCATATATCCTGAAGGTTCATTTCCATGAGTTCCTCCTAATACAAGAACACTTCCACCTTCTTCTTTTCCTTGAAGGATATAGACATCACTATCACCAGAAGTTCCTTTTAACGCTGGAAGATAATCACTTAATTTTTGCATTGAAGTTACTCCTTCCCCTTTTACTATAGGTTCTGGTTCCCTCATTTTTAAAAATTCTTTTCCTGCTAGAAATGCAACAATCAGAGAAAGAAAAATCATTGCAATTCCTGTTCCTCTATTTCCTTTCATTTTCTTTCCCCCTTATTTTATCATTAATATTCTCAATAATAGAGGAATTATAACAAGAGCTGCATTTACTTGTTTCATCAAATCTTTTTCCTCTAATAGATTTAAAACAACCATTACTAAAACATATAAAACTAAAGCTAAATATATATACATCATCATATTTTTATCACCTCATCCTAGTATATAATAGAACCTAATTGGTTAGAGAAGATTATCATAATTATAGAATAAACTATGATAACTACTGCTGGAACTGCTGCTTTTCTTAGTACAGGAGTATAATCTTTCATTCCCACTACCTGAGCTGCAAATATTCCTGCAAGTGCTGTAGGAGGCATCAAATCTCCAAGAGAAGCTATAAATGATATAGCTGAACCTGTAATAATCTGATTTTGTGATAAAAATACCATTAAGAAAGGTACTCCAAGAACTGAAGCTGCTCCAAATGATGATACGGCTCCAAATAATGGTATAGTTACAGCCATTGCAATATATATCAAAGATGGAGGAAGACTTAAACTGTTTACAACAATATATCCTCTCACTCCTGTCAATGTCATTACTTGAATAAACATTCCAACTCCCATCAGAATTCCCATTACTGGAAGAGTTTGATTAACTGCCTCTTTTGAAACTTTAAAAAAGTTTATTTTTTTACCACAGAAAAGTCCTGATATAGCACTCAATATAAATATTAAAGGCATTCCCAAACCAAATAGGCTTGGAGCAACTTTATCCATAGTCATTAAAAACATTGCTATAATGATAGGTATATACAGCTTCATTCCATATTCATCAATTGCTGTAAAATCTATTTCATTTTTTATCTCGCTATAATCTATTTTATTTACATGTTTTAGTCCAAGATACAATACTGAGAATATTGCTACTGGTACTGTCAATAATAATAGTGGAATAGTAAACCCAACATAAGGCATATCTATTCCTCCACCTATAATCATAGCTGGTACGTTAACTGGAGGAGCTATCATACCTAATATTCCTCCAAGAGCTATGATAGTAGCTGTTTCTATCATAGGTATTCCTATAAGCATCAATATAGGGGCAACAATACTTCCTGCTGTCAATACAGATGCTGTTGAAGATCCAGTTATCATTCCTGGAAACATTGAAATAAACATTAATAATACTAATAAAAGCCAAGGTGTTTTATGAAATTTACGTATTATTGAAGCACTTAGCGCATTTAATGTTCCTATTTCCTGAATAACTTTCATAAAAATCATAGCTGTTGCTATTACAAGAATTGTATCAATATACCCAAAAGTTCCTTCAATTAAATGTCTAACAGGAATACCTTTTCCTGCTATTAATGTTGCTGTTATAGATGATAATACCATAGCTATACTTACTGGCAATTTTGCTGCAAAACATGCAATCATAAAGACAGCTACCATAGCTAAAAACAATATAAGTTCAAGTGACATATCTTCTTTCCCTCCTTTAAATAATAGGGGACAATTTATTGCCCCCTATTAATCAAATTATTCAAATGCTTTCTTCAAAGGTTCTACTGCATTAGTAATCTTTGGAACTGTATCCATAGGAATATTCTTTTCAGTTGACATCTTTGTAAATAAACCGTCTTTATTTCCTTCTTCTACAATGATTAAATAATCTACATTTGGTGCTGCTGCATTTACGAATTTGTCAGATAATTCTCCTCTTCTTGCTGCTCCACCAATGTGCATTCCAATTATTTTTATTCCTTTATCTCTTGCACCTTTTATTAATTTAGCTGTTCTATCAAGTTCATCTTCAACTTTTATTCCAGCTGCTCCAAGTCCCTTTGAACTTCCTCCAATAGCAAGTATTAAAGTTTTTTCATTTGTTAATCCTTCTGCTGTTATTGATTTGTCAAATCCTGATTCTAATCCACCTTTCTTCAATAGAGCTTTTACCATTTGTACATCAGCACTTTGTCCTACTGAAGTAAGCATGATAGGTTTTTCAAATTTTGCTGCCATTGCTGCCATTGCTGTTAAAATAAACATCAATACTGTTAATAATTTTTTCATTTTCTTTATTCCTCCTGTATTTTATTATTGTCTTTATTAAATAAATATTTTACTATTAAAATCCTAAAGCTTTTCCATCTCTTCTTGGATCTGCTCCACCTCTAAGTTTTCCATCTTCTCCCATTGTTACTCCTTGAACACAAGGATATTCAAAATAGTCAGCTTCCTCTACAACATTATGTCCCATAGCTTTTAATTTTGCTATAACAGCTGGATCTATTCTTGTTTCACAAACTAATTTATCATAATCATCATGAATTCTTGGGAAGTTTATTGCTTCCTGAATATCCATTCCATAGTCAAGAACAAGACTTATTACTTGAGCTACTCCTGTTATAATTCTTGTTGCTCCTGGAGCACCTAAACTCATTACTGGTTTTCCATCTTTCAATACTATTGTAGGACTCATTGAACTTAAAGGTTTTTTTCCAGCTTCAACTGAGTTAGCCTTTCCATGTCCAGTATCAAAATCGTTCATTTCGTTATTAAGGATAATTCCTGTTCCTTCAGCTACTACTCCAGATGCAAAAACATTGTTTACAGTTTTTGTAACAGCTACTATATTTCCTTCCTTATCAACTATTGAATAGTGAGTTGTATCTTTTGATCCATCCCATGCCCAAGGATTTCCTGCTATATATTTTTTAGATTTTTTAGAATCTAATTGCTTTACTAATTCCTTTGCATAATCTTTAGAAATTATTCCATCAATTGGAACGTCTATAAACTCAGTATCTCCACAGAACTTAGCTCTATCAGCAAATGCCATTTTAATTGCTTCTGAGAATAAATGATAGTATTCTGCTGATCCTGGTTTTATATTTTTCATATCATAATTTTCTAAAATATTAAGGATTTGAACCACATGAGCTCCTCCAGATGAAGGCGGTGCTGATGTTACTATTTCATATCCTCTGTAGTGTCCTACTAAAGGATCATTAACTCTTA
This genomic window contains:
- a CDS encoding putative ABC transporter permease; this translates as MSLELILFLAMVAVFMIACFAAKLPVSIAMVLSSITATLIAGKGIPVRHLIEGTFGYIDTILVIATAMIFMKVIQEIGTLNALSASIIRKFHKTPWLLLVLLMFISMFPGMITGSSTASVLTAGSIVAPILMLIGIPMIETATIIALGGILGMIAPPVNVPAMIIGGGIDMPYVGFTIPLLLLTVPVAIFSVLYLGLKHVNKIDYSEIKNEIDFTAIDEYGMKLYIPIIIAMFLMTMDKVAPSLFGLGMPLIFILSAISGLFCGKKINFFKVSKEAVNQTLPVMGILMGVGMFIQVMTLTGVRGYIVVNSLSLPPSLIYIAMAVTIPLFGAVSSFGAASVLGVPFLMVFLSQNQIITGSAISFIASLGDLMPPTALAGIFAAQVVGMKDYTPVLRKAAVPAVVIIVYSIIMIIFSNQLGSIIY
- a CDS encoding poly-gamma-glutamate biosynthesis protein PgsC, with protein sequence MANDIIIFGIILSIIFYEITEISPGGLIVPAYVAFYINDPQRIAITIIAGILTFLIVKFISDHTIIYGRRKFAMCIMISFVIRLLVKYFNIYIVNEYEVYILGGSIIGVIIPGIIAQEIDRHGVIRTVSSLMILSIFIKAVVEVIYKAGGMN
- a CDS encoding succinylglutamate desuccinylase yields the protein MKGNRGTGIAMIFLSLIVAFLAGKEFLKMREPEPIVKGEGVTSMQKLSDYLPALKGTSGDSDVYILQGKEEGGSVLVLGGTHGNEPSGYMTAILMIENLKVDKGTVYILPRTNGSGLTHNDPQEGSPQRFTLKTPYGERWFRYGSRATNPLDQWPDPDVYIHAASGQQLSGNETRNINRAYPGRPDGTYTEKMAYAITEMIKQNKIDMTIDLHEASPEYPVINAIVSHERAMPITSQVVMNMEFEDISIGLEPSPVSLRGLTHRELGDYTDTYAVLMESANAAQGRLRGRTDEALVLTGKDPRYVEAQKLGRLFVPYDENGHPLEERVGRHLTGVVQLVTVMGENEPEKEIILEGAPSYSELLENGVGYYLKEVK
- a CDS encoding poly-gamma-glutamate synthase PgsB — protein: MEKIILILCFVCIGYLFIEKKRAMEQRKTFKYVIHINGIRGKSTVSRLIDAGVRSGGYRTFTKTTGTSPRTISVSGEEREINRKGKANIKEQIKAINWAYKERADVLILECMAVKPDLQYICENRILNSDIGVITNVREDHLDEMGRTLDEIAESLSNTIPKNGAIFTSDKKYFEFFKGKAEKRNSKVFINENEKDQYWEIDFASNVALAIEVCKYIGIDEKKALEGMKNYHKDPGCLKTLVYKNEKGHKVFFVNAMAANDPNSTDIILERISKRYYWNNKRYLLVNNRGDRVSRWEQYIKFVKSVEEKFDKIIISGENRELFKKYLLKNKVDKNKIEILQNEKYFDEIEDGILIFAVGNICGHGKKLVDYLEIRGEVIDG
- a CDS encoding gamma-glutamyltranspeptidase; this translates as MKKRFFMAGIIAAVALSLGACSAVNSGNNVNSIAAVQSVENWKPYDANGNILRIDRDATGVNGVVSTGKYEATKIGVDIIKKGGNAIDAAVAVGFALGVCEPQSSGIGGGGFMVIRFAKTGETKFIDFREIAPKNATPDMWKLDKDGKVINNEKAVGGKAVGVPGEVKGMMYALEKYGTMSRKDVIQPSVELAENGYEVSAVLSRDIKNKYDMIEMFPETSKIYLNEGFPYEVGETIKNPDLANTLRKIIKNGEKAVYEGEIAKAIVKSAQDAGGPLTMEDMQNYDIRVNDPLVGHYRGYEIVTSAPPSSGGAHVVQILNILENYDMKNIKPGSAEYYHLFSEAIKMAFADRAKFCGDTEFIDVPIDGIISKDYAKELVKQLDSKKSKKYIAGNPWAWDGSKDTTHYSIVDKEGNIVAVTKTVNNVFASGVVAEGTGIILNNEMNDFDTGHGKANSVEAGKKPLSSMSPTIVLKDGKPVMSLGAPGATRIITGVAQVISLVLDYGMDIQEAINFPRIHDDYDKLVCETRIDPAVIAKLKAMGHNVVEEADYFEYPCVQGVTMGEDGKLRGGADPRRDGKALGF